Proteins from one Mycolicibacter virginiensis genomic window:
- a CDS encoding AAA family ATPase: MLSTLAVRGYRSLRELVLPLSPLTVVTGANGTGKSSLYRALRLLADCGRGEVIGSLAREGGLESVLWAGPEQLGEARRSGAAEGSVRTRPVSLEMGFASDDFGYLVDLGLPQDPAQASAFAHDPEIKREIVFAGAVPRRGATLVSRTRAFAQFSTDSGVEELSRALPTYRSVLAEFAHPAAHPELAAVRDRLRDWRFYDGFRVDAGAPVRRPQVGTRTPVLAGDGVDLAAAVQTIIESGDDELDRAVAAAFDGASLAVSSRDGMFDLQLRQRGMLRPLRAAELSDGTLRFLLWAAALLSPQPPSLMVLNEPETSLHPDLVAPLAELIRAAATRTQVIVVTHARTMPELLAAVPIAEADRHDTAEIEVYKDFGETRVAGLGLLNTPAWDWGSR; the protein is encoded by the coding sequence ATGCTTTCGACGCTGGCTGTGCGTGGCTACCGCTCGCTGCGCGAGCTGGTGCTGCCGTTGAGTCCCCTGACGGTCGTGACCGGGGCCAACGGCACCGGCAAGTCGTCGCTGTACCGGGCGCTACGACTGTTGGCCGACTGCGGGCGTGGCGAGGTGATCGGCTCGCTGGCTCGCGAAGGCGGCCTGGAATCGGTGCTGTGGGCCGGCCCCGAACAACTCGGCGAAGCGCGCCGCAGCGGCGCCGCCGAGGGCAGCGTGCGCACCCGGCCGGTCTCGCTGGAGATGGGTTTCGCCTCTGACGATTTCGGCTACCTGGTGGACCTGGGATTGCCGCAGGACCCGGCGCAGGCGTCGGCGTTCGCCCACGATCCAGAGATCAAACGGGAGATCGTGTTCGCCGGGGCGGTGCCGCGGCGCGGTGCCACCCTGGTGAGCCGCACCCGGGCTTTCGCGCAGTTCAGCACGGACTCCGGCGTCGAGGAACTGTCGCGGGCCCTGCCCACTTATCGCAGTGTGCTCGCCGAATTCGCCCACCCCGCCGCACATCCGGAACTGGCCGCGGTACGCGACCGACTGCGGGACTGGCGCTTCTACGACGGTTTCCGGGTCGATGCCGGCGCACCGGTGCGACGGCCGCAGGTCGGTACGCGTACACCGGTACTCGCCGGCGACGGTGTCGATCTGGCCGCGGCGGTGCAGACCATCATCGAGTCCGGTGACGACGAGCTGGACCGTGCGGTCGCGGCCGCGTTCGACGGGGCGTCGCTGGCGGTCAGCTCGCGGGACGGCATGTTCGACCTTCAATTGCGCCAACGGGGCATGCTGCGGCCGTTGCGCGCCGCCGAACTGTCCGACGGCACCCTGCGGTTCCTGCTGTGGGCCGCCGCCCTGCTGAGCCCACAGCCGCCGTCGCTGATGGTGCTCAACGAGCCCGAGACGTCACTGCATCCCGACCTGGTCGCGCCGCTGGCCGAACTCATCCGGGCCGCCGCCACCCGAACCCAAGTCATAGTGGTCACCCACGCGCGCACCATGCCGGAGCTGCTCGCCGCGGTGCCCATCGCCGAAGCCGACCGTCACGACACCGCAGAGATCGAGGTCTACAAAGACTTCGGCGAGACGCGGGTCGCCGGCCTGGGGCTGCTCAACACCCCGGCATGGGATTGGGGCAGCCGCTGA
- a CDS encoding SDR family oxidoreductase: MTRVAQYYRGKRCFITGAASGIGRATALRLAEHGAELYLTDRNAEGLAETVADARALGALVPEHRVVDIADYDDVAAFAADIHERHGAMDVVMNIAGVSAWGTVDRLTHQQWRKMVDINLMGPIHVIESFLPQMVAAGRGGRLVNVSSAAGIVALPWHAAYSASKYGLRGVSEVLRFDLARHKIGVSVVVPGAVKTGLVNTVEIAGVDREDPHVEKWVGRFAGHAVSPEKAAEKILAGVARNRYLVYTSGDIRALYAFKRLAWLPYSVAMRQANVLFSRALRPSRESLRSS; this comes from the coding sequence ATGACACGCGTAGCGCAGTACTACCGGGGCAAGCGGTGCTTCATCACCGGAGCGGCAAGCGGGATCGGACGGGCCACCGCATTGCGGCTGGCTGAGCATGGTGCCGAGCTCTACCTGACCGACCGCAACGCCGAGGGCCTGGCCGAAACCGTCGCGGACGCACGCGCTCTGGGTGCTCTGGTACCCGAGCACCGGGTGGTCGACATCGCCGACTACGACGACGTCGCCGCTTTCGCCGCCGACATTCATGAGCGGCATGGGGCGATGGACGTCGTGATGAACATCGCCGGGGTGTCGGCGTGGGGGACCGTCGACCGGTTGACCCACCAGCAGTGGCGAAAGATGGTCGACATCAACCTGATGGGCCCGATCCACGTCATCGAATCGTTCCTGCCGCAGATGGTCGCCGCCGGCCGCGGCGGGCGCCTGGTCAATGTGTCCTCGGCAGCCGGAATCGTCGCCTTGCCCTGGCACGCGGCCTATTCCGCCAGCAAGTACGGCCTGCGTGGAGTGTCGGAGGTGCTGCGCTTCGATCTGGCTCGGCACAAAATCGGGGTGTCGGTGGTGGTTCCCGGCGCGGTCAAGACCGGGCTGGTCAACACCGTCGAGATCGCCGGCGTGGACCGCGAGGACCCGCACGTGGAGAAATGGGTGGGCCGTTTTGCCGGCCATGCCGTGTCGCCGGAGAAGGCGGCCGAGAAGATCCTGGCCGGGGTGGCGCGCAACCGCTACCTGGTCTACACCTCCGGAGACATCCGGGCGCTGTACGCGTTCAAGCGGCTGGCCTGGCTGCCCTACAGCGTGGCCATGCGGCAGGCCAACGTGCTCTTCAGCCGGGCACTGCGGCCGTCGCGGGAATCGCTGCGCAGTTCCTGA
- a CDS encoding TetR/AcrR family transcriptional regulator: MNSEVDAGGQSADDLPLRRGDKQRQAIVQAVRELLEEKPFAELSVSTISDRAGVARSGFYFYFDSKYAVLAHILAEATHELEELTHYFAPRGADESTEAFARRMVGSAAAVYAHNDPVMSACNMARNSDAEIRELLDAQIDAVIDQIVGVVNDELAAGTANPISDDIPALVRTLGATTAYMLSGDSAFVGPSGDVSRGVQVLEALWRNALWGGGKT, encoded by the coding sequence GTGAATAGCGAGGTTGACGCGGGTGGGCAGTCTGCCGACGATCTGCCGTTGCGGCGGGGCGACAAGCAACGTCAGGCGATTGTTCAGGCGGTTCGGGAACTGCTGGAGGAGAAACCCTTCGCGGAACTTTCGGTCAGCACCATCAGCGACCGGGCCGGAGTGGCGCGCTCGGGGTTCTATTTCTACTTCGACTCGAAATACGCCGTGCTCGCCCACATCCTGGCGGAGGCCACGCACGAGCTCGAAGAACTGACGCACTACTTCGCGCCGCGGGGTGCCGACGAATCGACGGAGGCATTCGCCCGGCGCATGGTGGGCAGCGCAGCCGCGGTCTACGCCCACAACGATCCGGTGATGTCGGCGTGCAACATGGCGCGCAACAGCGACGCTGAGATTCGGGAGCTGCTCGACGCTCAGATCGATGCGGTGATCGACCAGATCGTCGGCGTGGTCAACGACGAGCTCGCCGCCGGGACCGCGAACCCGATCAGCGACGACATCCCCGCGCTGGTGCGGACCCTGGGCGCCACCACGGCCTACATGCTTTCCGGAGACAGTGCCTTCGTGGGCCCCAGCGGTGATGTGAGTCGTGGTGTGCAGGTGCTCGAGGCGTTGTGGCGCAACGCGCTGTGGGGCGGCGGCAAGACCTAG
- a CDS encoding cytochrome P450 — MTTISTPRYLLDQAKRRFIPTMNTIPGMGLLEKRLMTVDWPQRTLATPPPGSDLKPIVGDSGLPLLGHIVEMFRQGPDFPLHLYNTRGPITFADSPILPSIVALGPDATQTIFTNKNKDYSQKGWLPVIGPFFNRGLMMLDFDEHMGHRRIMQSAFTRPRLASYVEDIDRVASAIVADWPTDDGRFLVYPAMKELTLDVASVVFMGHEPGSDHQLVTKVNRAFEQTTRAGGAIIRTGLPPFKWWQGLQGRKLLEDYFAERVKERRKAEGTDMLTVLCHTSDEDGNSFSDADIVNHMIFLMMAAHDTTTSTVTTMIYHLAAHPEWQERARDESTRLGDSPLDIESLEKLETLDLVMDESLRLVTPLPFNMRQTVRDTDLLGHYVPAGTNVVTWPGMNHWLPELYTNPRQFDPERFLEPRSEHKKHRYAWAPFGGGAHKCIGMVFGRLEVKTVLHRLLRQYRIELSHPNYTPRWDYGGMPIPMDGMPIVLRRL, encoded by the coding sequence GTGACCACCATCAGCACCCCGCGTTACCTGCTCGACCAGGCAAAACGCCGGTTCATCCCGACCATGAACACCATCCCCGGGATGGGATTGCTGGAAAAGCGGCTGATGACGGTTGACTGGCCACAGCGGACGCTGGCCACGCCGCCGCCGGGCAGCGACCTGAAGCCCATTGTCGGCGACTCGGGACTGCCGCTGCTGGGTCACATCGTCGAGATGTTCCGCCAGGGACCTGACTTCCCGCTGCACCTGTACAACACCCGGGGGCCCATCACGTTCGCCGATTCGCCCATCCTGCCGTCGATCGTCGCGCTGGGCCCCGACGCCACCCAGACGATCTTCACCAACAAGAACAAGGACTACTCACAGAAGGGCTGGCTCCCGGTCATCGGGCCGTTCTTCAACCGCGGCCTGATGATGCTGGACTTCGACGAGCACATGGGCCATCGGCGGATCATGCAGTCCGCCTTCACCCGGCCCCGGCTGGCCAGCTACGTCGAGGACATCGACCGGGTGGCCTCGGCGATCGTCGCCGACTGGCCCACCGACGACGGCCGTTTCCTGGTGTATCCGGCGATGAAGGAATTGACCCTCGACGTCGCCTCGGTGGTGTTCATGGGCCACGAGCCGGGCAGCGACCACCAGCTGGTCACCAAGGTCAACCGCGCATTCGAGCAGACCACTCGGGCCGGCGGCGCGATCATCCGGACCGGCTTGCCGCCGTTCAAGTGGTGGCAGGGTCTGCAGGGCCGCAAACTGCTGGAGGACTACTTCGCCGAGCGGGTCAAAGAGCGTCGTAAGGCCGAGGGCACCGACATGCTGACCGTGCTGTGTCATACCTCCGACGAGGACGGCAACAGCTTCTCCGACGCCGACATCGTCAACCACATGATCTTCTTGATGATGGCCGCCCACGACACCACCACTTCGACGGTGACCACGATGATCTACCACCTGGCCGCGCACCCGGAGTGGCAGGAGCGGGCGCGCGACGAGTCGACGCGGCTCGGCGACAGCCCGCTGGACATCGAGTCGCTGGAGAAGCTGGAGACCCTCGACCTGGTGATGGACGAGTCCCTGCGGCTGGTGACGCCGCTGCCGTTCAACATGCGCCAGACCGTGCGCGACACCGATCTGCTGGGTCATTACGTACCGGCCGGCACCAACGTGGTCACCTGGCCCGGCATGAACCACTGGCTGCCCGAGCTGTACACCAACCCACGCCAGTTCGACCCGGAGCGCTTCCTGGAGCCGCGGTCCGAGCACAAAAAGCACCGCTACGCCTGGGCGCCGTTCGGTGGCGGGGCGCACAAGTGCATCGGGATGGTGTTCGGCCGCCTGGAGGTCAAGACGGTGCTGCACCGGCTGCTGCGCCAGTACCGGATTGAGCTATCCCACCCGAACTACACGCCACGCTGGGACTACGGCGGAATGCCGATCCCGATGGACGGTATGCCGATCGTCCTGCGCCGGCTCTAA
- a CDS encoding cytochrome P450, with translation MATISTPCYLIDQAKRRLTPSFNNFPGMGVLEKRLLNMEFPEKRLAEPPAGSGLEPVLGDAGLPILGHMIEMLRGGPDYLMRMYHTHGPVLFGDSPILPAVAALGPDATQVIYANRNKDYSQQGWVPVIGPFFNRGLMLLDFEEHMFHRRIMQEAFVRPRLVGYVEQIDRVASQVIANDWVTDDPRFLLHPAMKELTLDIAALVFMGHEPGTDHELVTKVNKAFTTTTRAGNAVIRTSVPPFTWWRGLKARELLETYFTARVQEHRGKEGNDLLTALCYAEDEDGNRFSDTDIVNHMIFLMMAAHDTSTSTATSMVYNLAGSPEWQQRCRDESDRLGDGPLDIESLEKLESLDLVMDESIRLVTPVQWAMRQTVRDTDLLGYYIPEGTNVIAYPGVNHRLPELWTNPMKFDPERFTEPRSEHKQHRYAFNPFGGGAHKCIGMTFGRLEVKAIVHRLLRRYRLELPYPGYQTRWDYGGMPIPMDGMPIVLRRL, from the coding sequence GTGGCAACCATCAGCACCCCGTGTTACCTGATCGACCAGGCCAAACGTCGGCTCACTCCGTCCTTCAACAACTTCCCGGGCATGGGGGTGCTGGAAAAGCGCCTGCTCAACATGGAGTTCCCCGAGAAGAGACTCGCCGAGCCACCCGCGGGCAGCGGACTTGAGCCGGTCCTCGGCGATGCCGGGCTACCGATCCTCGGGCACATGATCGAGATGCTGCGCGGCGGACCGGACTACCTGATGCGCATGTACCACACCCACGGCCCGGTGCTGTTCGGTGATTCGCCCATCTTGCCGGCCGTCGCGGCGCTGGGTCCCGATGCGACGCAGGTCATCTACGCCAACCGCAACAAGGACTACTCGCAACAGGGCTGGGTCCCGGTGATCGGGCCGTTCTTCAATCGGGGTCTGATGCTGCTGGACTTCGAGGAACACATGTTCCATCGCAGGATCATGCAGGAGGCGTTCGTACGGCCGCGCCTGGTCGGCTACGTCGAGCAGATCGACCGGGTCGCTTCCCAGGTGATCGCCAACGATTGGGTCACCGACGACCCGCGCTTCCTGCTCCACCCCGCGATGAAGGAGCTAACCCTTGACATCGCCGCGCTGGTGTTCATGGGGCACGAACCCGGTACCGACCATGAGCTGGTCACGAAGGTCAATAAGGCGTTCACGACGACGACCCGGGCCGGCAACGCGGTGATCCGCACCAGTGTGCCGCCGTTCACCTGGTGGCGTGGCCTCAAGGCGCGTGAGCTGCTGGAGACCTACTTCACCGCACGGGTCCAGGAGCACCGCGGCAAGGAAGGTAACGACCTCCTCACCGCACTGTGCTACGCCGAGGACGAGGACGGCAACCGGTTCTCCGACACCGACATCGTCAACCACATGATCTTTTTGATGATGGCCGCCCACGACACGTCGACGTCCACCGCCACATCGATGGTCTACAACCTGGCGGGCAGTCCGGAATGGCAGCAACGCTGCCGCGACGAATCGGATCGCCTGGGTGACGGGCCGCTCGACATCGAATCTTTGGAGAAGCTGGAATCGCTCGATTTGGTGATGGACGAATCGATCCGGCTGGTGACACCGGTGCAGTGGGCGATGCGCCAGACGGTCCGCGACACTGATCTACTGGGCTACTACATCCCCGAAGGCACCAATGTCATCGCCTACCCCGGCGTAAATCACCGTCTTCCCGAATTGTGGACGAATCCAATGAAATTCGACCCAGAACGGTTCACCGAGCCGCGTAGCGAGCACAAGCAGCACCGCTACGCGTTCAATCCGTTCGGCGGCGGCGCGCACAAGTGCATTGGTATGACGTTCGGCCGCCTCGAAGTCAAGGCGATCGTGCATCGGCTGCTGCGCCGGTACCGGTTGGAGTTGCCGTACCCCGGCTATCAGACACGCTGGGACTATGGCGGCATGCCCATTCCGATGGACGGGATGCCGATCGTGTTACGCCGGCTCTAG
- the poxB gene encoding ubiquinone-dependent pyruvate dehydrogenase, producing MATVADHVIAVLKRSGVQRIFGIPGDSLNGLTDAIRRAGDFGWEQVRHEETAAFAAAAEAALRGGLAVCAGSCGPGNLHLINGLFDAQRSRVPVLAIAAHIPLAEVGSDYFQETHPQNLFRECSVYCELVSTPEQAPRILELAMRAAVEENGVAVVVVPGEIFGHRLDETAWGARPVRPTGSVCCPDEQGLRAAAAMLNAAANVTILAGAGVAGAHDQVMELAHILAAPIVHALRGKEYIEYDNPYDVGMTGLLGFASGYKAIREADVLLMLGTDFPYQQFYPDRAQIIQVDIRGRNLGRRTPIDLGLLGTVADTVTALQPLLANKNDRSHLERSLKHYRKTRQRLDSLASNDRDRTPIRPEYVAAVANRLASDDAVFTVDVGSPVVWAARYVTMNGRRRLIGSFNHGTMACALPHAIGAQSVDRKRQVVALAGDGGLAMLFGELLTLTQNRLPVKVIVFNNSSLNFVELEMKAAGIVNFGTELDNPDFGAVATALGMFGRRVEHPADLEAALTEAFAHDGPAVVDVVTARQELSIPPAITAEQAKGFSLYAIRTILAGRSDELLDLVTTNVARRILN from the coding sequence ATGGCAACCGTCGCAGACCATGTCATTGCCGTCCTCAAGCGCAGCGGGGTGCAGCGCATCTTCGGGATACCGGGCGACAGCCTCAACGGGCTTACCGATGCGATCCGCCGGGCCGGTGACTTCGGCTGGGAACAGGTGCGCCACGAGGAGACCGCCGCGTTCGCGGCCGCCGCGGAGGCGGCGCTGCGCGGTGGTTTGGCGGTGTGTGCCGGCAGTTGCGGACCGGGCAACCTGCACCTGATCAACGGCCTGTTCGACGCGCAGCGCAGCCGGGTGCCGGTGCTGGCGATCGCCGCCCATATCCCGCTGGCCGAGGTCGGCTCCGACTACTTCCAAGAAACCCATCCGCAGAACCTGTTTCGTGAGTGCAGCGTCTACTGCGAGTTGGTCAGCACTCCCGAGCAGGCGCCGCGGATCCTGGAGTTGGCCATGCGTGCGGCGGTGGAGGAGAACGGCGTCGCCGTCGTGGTGGTGCCGGGCGAGATCTTCGGCCACCGTCTCGACGAGACCGCCTGGGGGGCGCGTCCGGTGCGACCCACCGGATCGGTCTGCTGCCCCGACGAGCAGGGACTGCGAGCGGCCGCGGCCATGCTCAACGCCGCCGCCAACGTCACCATTTTGGCCGGTGCGGGGGTCGCCGGCGCCCATGACCAGGTGATGGAACTGGCGCATATCCTGGCGGCGCCGATCGTGCATGCGTTACGCGGCAAGGAGTACATCGAGTACGACAATCCCTACGACGTCGGTATGACGGGACTGCTCGGTTTTGCGTCCGGATATAAGGCGATCCGGGAAGCCGACGTGTTGCTGATGCTCGGCACCGACTTTCCCTACCAGCAGTTCTATCCCGATCGTGCGCAGATCATTCAAGTCGATATTCGCGGTCGAAACCTGGGCCGACGTACTCCGATCGATCTCGGACTGCTCGGCACGGTCGCCGACACCGTCACCGCCTTGCAGCCATTGCTGGCCAACAAGAACGACCGCAGCCACCTGGAAAGGTCGCTGAAGCACTACCGCAAGACCCGCCAGCGACTCGACTCGCTGGCGTCCAACGATCGCGACCGCACGCCGATACGTCCCGAATATGTTGCTGCGGTTGCTAATCGGCTGGCCTCGGATGACGCGGTGTTCACCGTCGACGTCGGGTCCCCGGTGGTATGGGCGGCACGCTACGTGACCATGAACGGACGACGGCGATTGATCGGGTCGTTCAACCACGGCACCATGGCATGTGCGCTGCCACACGCGATCGGCGCCCAGTCGGTGGACCGGAAGCGGCAGGTGGTCGCATTGGCCGGTGACGGTGGGCTGGCGATGCTGTTCGGAGAGTTGCTCACCCTGACGCAGAATCGTTTGCCGGTCAAGGTGATCGTGTTCAACAATTCGTCACTGAATTTTGTCGAACTGGAGATGAAGGCCGCCGGGATCGTCAACTTCGGTACCGAGTTGGACAATCCGGACTTCGGCGCCGTCGCCACCGCGCTGGGTATGTTCGGCCGTCGGGTGGAGCATCCGGCTGATCTGGAGGCGGCGCTGACCGAGGCGTTTGCCCACGACGGGCCAGCCGTCGTCGACGTCGTCACGGCCCGCCAGGAGTTGTCGATCCCACCAGCGATCACCGCGGAACAGGCCAAAGGCTTCTCGCTCTACGCGATCCGGACCATCCTGGCCGGTCGCAGCGACGAACTGCTGGACCTGGTGACCACCAACGTGGCCCGCCGCATCTTGAATTGA
- a CDS encoding acyl-CoA dehydrogenase encodes MGIGITDDHRELAEVARGFLTAQKARSAARALLDAAEETRPPFWGELAALGWLGLHIDEEHGGSGFGLPELVVVIEELGRAVAPGPFVPTVIASAVIAAAGTPQQQARLLPGLIDGSVTAGVGLAGDPGGLVLEGGVASGDAGVVLGAGLADVLLVAAGEDVLVLERDRAGVSVDVPGNVDLTRRSGRVTLTGVGVSADDVLSGARESALARARVLLAAEAVGGAADCTDAAVEYAKVREQFGRTIATFQAVKHHCANMLVAAESATAAVWDAARADGEDEYAFRLAAAVAATLAFPAYVRNAELNIQVHGGIGYTWEHDAHLQLRRALAVQALFGGDAPAQAVFESAAAGITRANSLDLPPEAEELRTRIHADAAEIAALGTEEQLDKLIATGYVMPHWPKPWGRGADAVEQVVIEQEFGAAGVQRPDYSITGWVILTLIQQGTDWQIERFVEKALRQEEIWCQLFSEPGAGSDAAAVKTKAVRVEGGWKITGQKVWTSGAHLCRRGLATVRTDFEVAKHAGITMVIVDMEAPGVEVRPLRQITGGSEFNEVFFNDVFVPDEDVVGDVNGGWKVARATLGNERVSIGGGGSYTAGIDQRLIALAQQHRQSVPDAEVRVGRFVADEHALRLLNLRRAARSIAGAGPGPEGNVTKLKLAEHMGDGAAIGAALLGPDVALDDGPGAMAARMVMGARGIAIAGGTSEVTRNQIAERILGMPRDPLIK; translated from the coding sequence ATGGGCATTGGAATTACCGACGACCACCGCGAACTGGCCGAGGTGGCCCGCGGATTTCTGACCGCACAGAAGGCCCGCTCGGCGGCTCGTGCACTGCTGGACGCCGCCGAGGAGACTCGGCCCCCGTTCTGGGGTGAACTGGCCGCGCTGGGCTGGCTGGGCCTGCATATCGACGAGGAGCACGGCGGCTCCGGATTCGGGCTGCCCGAGTTGGTGGTGGTGATCGAGGAACTGGGCCGGGCTGTGGCTCCGGGGCCGTTCGTTCCGACGGTCATCGCCTCGGCGGTCATCGCCGCCGCCGGCACCCCGCAGCAGCAGGCCCGTCTGCTGCCTGGGCTGATCGACGGTTCGGTCACCGCCGGGGTGGGGCTGGCCGGTGACCCGGGAGGCCTGGTCCTGGAGGGCGGCGTGGCCTCCGGTGACGCCGGCGTGGTGCTGGGTGCGGGCCTGGCCGACGTGCTGTTGGTGGCCGCGGGTGAGGACGTGCTGGTGCTCGAGCGGGACCGGGCCGGTGTCAGCGTGGATGTGCCGGGCAACGTCGATCTGACCCGGCGCTCGGGGCGGGTAACGCTGACCGGCGTCGGGGTGAGCGCCGACGATGTGCTGTCCGGTGCGCGCGAGTCGGCGCTGGCGCGGGCGCGGGTGCTGCTGGCGGCCGAAGCGGTCGGCGGCGCGGCCGACTGCACCGACGCGGCGGTGGAGTACGCCAAGGTGCGCGAACAGTTCGGCCGGACCATTGCCACCTTCCAGGCCGTCAAACACCATTGCGCCAACATGCTGGTGGCCGCCGAGTCGGCAACCGCCGCGGTGTGGGATGCCGCTCGGGCCGACGGCGAGGACGAGTACGCCTTCCGGCTGGCCGCCGCGGTAGCCGCCACGCTGGCGTTCCCCGCCTACGTGCGCAACGCCGAGCTGAACATCCAGGTGCACGGCGGTATCGGCTACACCTGGGAGCACGACGCGCACCTGCAGCTACGTCGCGCCCTGGCGGTGCAGGCGCTGTTCGGCGGCGACGCACCGGCCCAGGCCGTCTTCGAGAGCGCCGCGGCCGGCATCACCCGGGCCAACAGCCTGGACCTGCCGCCCGAGGCCGAGGAGCTGCGCACCCGCATCCACGCCGACGCCGCCGAGATCGCGGCGTTGGGCACCGAGGAGCAGCTGGACAAGCTGATCGCGACCGGGTACGTGATGCCGCACTGGCCCAAGCCGTGGGGCCGGGGCGCCGACGCGGTCGAGCAGGTGGTGATCGAGCAGGAGTTCGGTGCCGCCGGCGTGCAGCGACCCGACTACTCGATCACCGGCTGGGTCATCCTGACGCTGATCCAGCAAGGCACCGACTGGCAGATCGAGCGGTTCGTGGAGAAGGCGCTGCGCCAAGAGGAGATCTGGTGCCAGCTGTTCTCCGAGCCGGGTGCCGGCTCGGACGCGGCGGCGGTCAAGACCAAGGCCGTTCGGGTCGAGGGCGGCTGGAAGATCACCGGCCAGAAGGTGTGGACGTCCGGTGCGCACCTGTGCCGGCGTGGCCTGGCCACGGTGCGTACCGACTTCGAGGTCGCCAAACATGCCGGCATCACGATGGTGATCGTCGACATGGAGGCGCCGGGCGTCGAGGTGCGGCCACTGCGGCAGATCACCGGTGGTTCGGAGTTCAACGAGGTGTTCTTCAACGACGTCTTCGTTCCCGACGAGGACGTCGTCGGCGACGTCAACGGCGGCTGGAAGGTAGCTCGCGCCACCCTGGGCAATGAGCGGGTCAGCATAGGTGGTGGCGGCTCCTACACCGCCGGGATCGACCAGCGGCTGATCGCACTTGCCCAGCAGCACCGGCAGTCGGTGCCCGACGCCGAGGTGCGGGTCGGCCGCTTCGTCGCCGACGAGCACGCGTTGCGACTGCTGAACCTGCGGCGCGCGGCGCGCAGCATCGCCGGCGCCGGCCCCGGTCCCGAGGGCAACGTCACCAAGCTCAAGCTCGCCGAGCACATGGGCGACGGCGCGGCTATCGGTGCGGCGTTGCTGGGTCCGGATGTTGCCCTCGACGACGGGCCGGGCGCGATGGCCGCCCGGATGGTGATGGGCGCGCGCGGTATCGCGATCGCCGGCGGCACCTCGGAGGTAACGCGTAACCAGATCGCCGAGCGAATTCTGGGGATGCCCCGCGACCCGCTGATCAAGTAG
- a CDS encoding SDR family NAD(P)-dependent oxidoreductase, producing the protein MDINGKKVVIVGGASGMGRATAELLAAGGADVAVLDREGSEGRQVADGFGGAFYPVDITDFDATEKTLAAAVEALGGLHVIVTTAGGGIAKRTLSKSGPHDLESFRAVIDLNLIATFNISRLAAAHMSTNEPEDEERGVIINTASIAAFEGQIGQVAYTAAKAGVAGMALTMARDLGSVGIRALAIAPSLFATGLTKGIPEEFASALTRDAAFPKRLGRPEEFAKLVAAVVDNPMLNGQCLRLDAGQRFAPK; encoded by the coding sequence ATGGACATCAACGGTAAGAAGGTCGTCATCGTCGGCGGCGCTTCCGGAATGGGCCGCGCCACCGCAGAGCTGCTGGCTGCCGGCGGGGCGGACGTTGCGGTACTCGACCGCGAAGGCTCGGAGGGTCGGCAGGTCGCAGACGGTTTCGGTGGTGCCTTCTACCCGGTGGACATCACTGACTTCGACGCCACCGAGAAGACCCTGGCTGCGGCCGTCGAGGCTCTGGGCGGCCTGCACGTCATCGTCACCACGGCCGGCGGGGGTATCGCCAAGCGCACGCTGTCCAAGTCCGGCCCGCACGATTTGGAGTCCTTCCGTGCGGTGATCGACCTGAACCTGATCGCCACGTTCAACATCAGCCGGCTGGCCGCCGCGCACATGAGCACCAACGAGCCCGAAGATGAAGAGCGCGGCGTCATCATCAACACGGCGTCGATCGCGGCCTTCGAGGGTCAGATCGGCCAGGTCGCCTACACCGCCGCCAAGGCGGGCGTCGCAGGTATGGCCCTGACCATGGCTCGCGACCTCGGTTCGGTGGGCATCCGGGCGCTGGCGATCGCGCCGAGCCTGTTCGCCACCGGCCTGACCAAGGGCATTCCCGAGGAGTTCGCCAGCGCCCTGACCCGCGACGCTGCGTTCCCCAAGCGCCTCGGCCGGCCCGAGGAGTTCGCCAAACTGGTTGCCGCTGTCGTCGACAACCCGATGCTTAACGGACAATGTCTGCGGCTCGACGCTGGGCAGCGGTTCGCCCCCAAGTAA